The following coding sequences lie in one Armatimonadota bacterium genomic window:
- a CDS encoding biotin transporter BioY encodes MTPIYASARSRAISVRWPAYLLKLLLASWGIALAAHFRVVLPWSPVPITGQTLAVAIVGLSFGPAMAFQAVCAYLLQGAASLPVFAGSSAGIAALTGATAGYLAAMPFAASAASALSRRGAKSYPIAVLAAWLSSAIVLLAGTLWLSHFVHGFRAALWAGLYPFLPGEAIKGVVAAGSVAGIRRLRRR; translated from the coding sequence ATGACACCCATATACGCATCGGCCCGGTCCCGGGCCATTTCAGTCCGTTGGCCGGCCTACCTTCTCAAGCTGCTCCTGGCCAGTTGGGGGATCGCACTGGCCGCCCATTTCCGCGTAGTCCTTCCCTGGAGCCCCGTTCCGATCACCGGTCAGACACTCGCAGTGGCGATCGTCGGCCTCTCGTTCGGGCCCGCGATGGCCTTCCAGGCCGTGTGCGCCTACCTTCTGCAGGGCGCCGCCAGCCTCCCGGTGTTCGCCGGATCGAGCGCGGGGATCGCTGCGTTGACCGGCGCCACGGCCGGATACCTTGCGGCGATGCCGTTTGCCGCGTCAGCCGCGTCCGCACTCAGCCGCAGGGGGGCGAAATCGTACCCGATAGCCGTCCTGGCGGCGTGGCTGAGTTCCGCCATCGTGCTTCTCGCGGGAACGCTGTGGCTTTCGCATTTCGTTCACGGATTCCGCGCCGCTCTCTGGGCGGGCCTCTATCCGTTCCTCCCCGGGGAGGCGATCAAAGGTGTCGTAGCCGCGGGGTCGGTCGCCGGAATCCGGCGCCTGCGCCGCAGGTAG
- a CDS encoding zinc ribbon domain-containing protein yields MPLYEYRCADCRKRFTVLVGVVAADDPVSCTRCGSPRASRLVSRFSRLRSEDEVLDTLADSFDAGSVNEDDPASVARFMKKMGGEMGEDFGDDFEEAMADEMAGEGGGEAE; encoded by the coding sequence TTGCCCCTCTACGAATATCGCTGCGCCGACTGCCGCAAGCGCTTCACCGTGCTGGTGGGTGTGGTGGCGGCCGACGACCCGGTTTCCTGCACGCGATGCGGGAGCCCCCGGGCCTCGAGGCTGGTGTCCCGTTTCTCCCGCCTTCGGTCCGAGGACGAGGTCCTGGACACTCTGGCGGACTCCTTCGATGCCGGATCCGTGAACGAGGACGATCCCGCGTCGGTGGCCCGCTTTATGAAGAAGATGGGCGGCGAGATGGGGGAGGACTTCGGGGACGACTTCGAGGAAGCCATGGCCGATGAAATGGCCGGCGAAGGTGGCGGGGAAGCCGAATAA
- a CDS encoding D-2-hydroxyacid dehydrogenase, protein MRIVLSTATWYAGDESLVGPFESSLRASAAGHEVVFVAPGGDLVREVRDAEVFFPLSGHFFTPDVLDAAVSLKWVHLASAGVDHALYPALLKRPIVLTNGAGVYSIPIAEHVLAMMLALSRRIPEMIRQQDRAKWSGLRGGELNGSTVLIVGVGGIGARVAALCKAMGMRVIGTRRRNDIVTPNVDTVLPAGELHGALGEADWVVLCAPLTSETRHIIGAAELAMMKPTTRLINIARGALIDECAMIEALRENRIAGAGLDVFVEEPLPSDSPLWNLPQVIVAPHSGGASPNSLARTLDLFQDNLRRYLAGEPLRNVVDKQAGY, encoded by the coding sequence ATGCGAATCGTCTTGAGTACGGCAACCTGGTACGCCGGGGATGAGAGTCTGGTCGGCCCGTTCGAGTCCTCACTGCGAGCGAGCGCCGCCGGTCACGAGGTCGTTTTCGTGGCTCCGGGCGGCGATCTGGTGCGCGAGGTAAGGGATGCCGAAGTGTTTTTCCCGCTCTCCGGCCATTTCTTCACGCCCGATGTGCTTGACGCGGCGGTCAGCCTGAAATGGGTTCACCTGGCCAGCGCCGGCGTTGACCACGCCCTTTACCCCGCGTTGCTGAAGCGTCCCATCGTTCTCACCAACGGGGCCGGCGTCTACTCCATCCCGATTGCCGAGCACGTTTTGGCGATGATGCTCGCGCTGTCCCGGCGTATTCCGGAGATGATCCGCCAGCAGGATCGCGCCAAGTGGTCCGGGCTGCGCGGCGGCGAGCTTAACGGCTCGACAGTCCTGATCGTTGGCGTTGGCGGAATCGGCGCCCGGGTCGCAGCCCTCTGCAAGGCAATGGGAATGAGGGTGATCGGAACCCGACGGCGAAACGATATCGTGACGCCCAATGTGGACACCGTTCTCCCGGCCGGCGAATTGCACGGCGCATTGGGCGAGGCCGACTGGGTTGTCCTGTGCGCGCCTCTCACCTCCGAAACGCGCCATATTATCGGCGCCGCGGAACTGGCGATGATGAAGCCCACAACGAGGCTGATCAACATCGCACGCGGAGCCCTGATCGATGAGTGCGCGATGATTGAGGCTCTCAGGGAAAACCGAATCGCGGGCGCGGGGCTGGATGTGTTCGTCGAAGAGCCGCTGCCGTCCGACAGCCCGCTATGGAATCTGCCGCAGGTCATCGTTGCTCCGCACAGCGGCGGAGCGAGCCCCAACAGTCTGGCGCGCACACTGGACCTGTTTCAGGACAACCTTCGGCGCTACCTGGCCGGCGAACCCCTGAGAAACGTGGTGGACAAACAGGCCGGTTACTGA
- the dxs gene encoding 1-deoxy-D-xylulose-5-phosphate synthase: MALLDTIGGPDDLKKLTRDEVVALAAEIRERLISIISVNGGHLAPNLGTVELTLALHRAFNSPTDKFVWDVGHQAYVHKLVTGRVGAFPTLRQYGGLSGYCKRTESPHDFFGAGHGSTSISAALGFAIGRDLSGGQNNVVAVIGDGAMTGGMAFEALNHAGHLHTNLLVVLNDNEMSISPNVGALHATFTRIRTNPAYIKAKGRIESIARKLPMGGQMVEFADKARDAVTTVGTPGTFFESLGFTYLGPIDGHNIPLLEETLALAKSLTGPVLLHVLTQKGKGYQPAEENAVHFHGVAPFEIETGAAKKRANVPTYSEVFVGAMRELARRDDKIVAVTAAMLEGTGLVKFQSEFPDRCFDVGMAEQHAATFGAGMAAEGMKPVVAIYSTFLQRAYDSIIHDACIQNLPITYALDRAGIVGEDGPTHQGVFDMAYMRCVPNLVVMAPSDEEELRRMLKTAVDHPGPTSLRFPRTNAEGVEVSADIQALPIGEGVVRRTGSDVALVAIGSMVYPALAAADLLSKDGISASVVDARFVKPLDVDLISRIALDHPHVITIEEGCLQGGFGSAVLEMLETRQIRNASVTRLGLPDRFIEHGPRQILMGKYGLDAEGIAATVSRILGPVVSGLSPVL, from the coding sequence ATGGCTTTGCTCGACACGATTGGAGGTCCGGATGACCTCAAGAAACTGACCCGCGACGAAGTGGTAGCCCTTGCCGCGGAGATTCGCGAGAGGCTGATCTCCATCATCAGCGTAAACGGTGGTCATCTAGCTCCCAATCTCGGGACGGTGGAGCTCACTCTGGCGCTCCATCGCGCCTTCAACAGCCCGACAGACAAGTTTGTCTGGGACGTCGGCCATCAGGCGTACGTTCACAAACTGGTCACCGGCCGCGTTGGGGCGTTCCCGACATTGCGCCAGTACGGAGGGTTGAGCGGCTACTGCAAACGCACCGAGAGCCCGCACGATTTCTTCGGCGCCGGACACGGAAGCACGTCCATCAGCGCCGCGCTGGGCTTTGCCATCGGGCGCGACCTTTCAGGCGGGCAAAACAATGTCGTTGCGGTAATTGGGGACGGGGCGATGACCGGCGGGATGGCGTTTGAGGCCCTTAACCACGCCGGGCACCTCCACACCAATTTGCTGGTTGTCCTGAACGACAACGAGATGTCGATTTCGCCGAACGTCGGCGCGCTGCATGCCACCTTCACACGTATCCGGACCAATCCGGCATACATCAAGGCTAAAGGGCGCATCGAATCAATCGCGCGAAAACTGCCGATGGGCGGGCAGATGGTCGAGTTCGCGGACAAAGCCCGCGACGCGGTCACCACGGTCGGCACTCCGGGCACCTTTTTCGAAAGCCTGGGCTTCACGTACCTTGGCCCCATCGACGGCCACAATATCCCGCTTCTGGAGGAGACACTGGCCCTCGCGAAGAGCCTGACCGGCCCGGTGCTTCTGCATGTTCTCACGCAGAAGGGAAAGGGCTATCAACCGGCAGAGGAGAACGCCGTCCATTTCCACGGAGTTGCGCCGTTCGAGATCGAGACGGGGGCAGCCAAGAAGCGCGCCAACGTTCCCACCTATTCCGAAGTGTTCGTAGGCGCCATGCGCGAACTGGCCCGCCGGGACGACAAGATCGTTGCCGTGACCGCAGCGATGCTGGAAGGCACGGGGCTCGTCAAGTTTCAGAGCGAGTTCCCGGACCGGTGTTTCGACGTGGGCATGGCCGAGCAGCACGCAGCAACGTTCGGCGCCGGGATGGCCGCCGAAGGAATGAAGCCGGTCGTCGCCATCTACAGCACGTTCCTCCAGCGCGCGTATGACTCGATCATCCACGACGCGTGTATTCAGAACCTCCCGATCACATATGCACTGGACCGCGCGGGCATTGTCGGAGAGGACGGGCCGACGCATCAGGGCGTGTTCGACATGGCTTACATGCGATGCGTGCCAAATCTCGTCGTGATGGCGCCGTCAGATGAAGAGGAATTGCGGCGCATGCTCAAGACGGCGGTGGATCACCCTGGCCCCACCTCGCTGCGCTTCCCGCGAACGAACGCCGAGGGCGTGGAGGTGAGCGCCGATATTCAGGCACTGCCCATCGGCGAGGGGGTTGTCCGGAGGACGGGGTCCGACGTCGCGCTGGTGGCGATCGGCTCGATGGTCTATCCCGCGCTTGCCGCCGCCGACCTGCTCTCGAAGGACGGCATTTCGGCATCGGTCGTAGATGCCCGCTTTGTGAAGCCGCTCGATGTCGACCTCATCTCGCGGATCGCTCTCGACCACCCGCACGTCATAACGATCGAGGAAGGCTGCCTCCAGGGCGGCTTCGGGTCCGCTGTGCTCGAGATGCTGGAAACGCGCCAGATTCGCAATGCCAGCGTGACGCGGCTGGGGCTGCCGGATCGCTTCATCGAACACGGTCCGCGCCAGATTCTGATGGGGAAATATGGTCTGGACGCGGAGGGGATAGCGGCGACCGTATCGCGCATTCTCGGCCCGGTGGTGTCGGGACTGAGCCCCGTTCTCTAG